Proteins encoded by one window of Yamadazyma tenuis chromosome 2, complete sequence:
- a CDS encoding uncharacterized protein (COG:I; EggNog:ENOG503P095): MGYNHTVEFNYNYKHIEGLIASDLSGSYLTKVTFHNDNALTYDFLHEVNNKIINLIESSSGSVTILSPILDWKLDISSRFSNDYLVTKVNYNSNYHLNLVYLDGIEFVNYMIIGADTLNVYLIHDSRLIIDSQWVQYSIDNPVRIKDFLKYYLLINGYGYGVYFTLGLRFWIIVFTIYFLTYLYLSISNLHKIKSNFGILCGWFMEVNVSVTAAVQLVKIFNGCDFWEDLFQSPSFVTIASALFIVVFISSRNLIRLIIDLSSCDDYCNMDSRYLQTRLYKFFIGLENNTEASYQKLDMLNSLLRNLHLESKFNLILPRITKILSLDILTLKAVEYSSLLFMRYYFGGAFLDSLNSKIGALFAVIFWSLIIDHILQLTYLIGLIIVDNYRTDITKILDNGQSNTELNSFSSLLLKGKPPRNSILYKLGTTLTFVRYPTTLKSWLMVLPPLEVWNLFMVLTYWALYIPYSLFHDSNILSQKSTRRLSFDIFYFLEYCAFTVLLMSVSVIVFRLSTFKIVGTDSKIELNDNKSFKSIDLPETHYLDVIKLKSNNSSFLISIGLDHKVFVWSPLSLSKPIDICSTIGLDDKELEFWPINYANISTGGEFIILMNFKYKLIRCYSRSLLKFHWTSSLEIDFTKDKILESFFRERTAPAFLQLKKMKKPRRDSIISMNGNYPRLEKSSVQYDFVMVLESGSILTASCESGTIKVTSDILDSLYDTEDIPVKLKLAKKIITPRVNDRIVHQLTNGDLVVSVAVNNKWKFLKLDTSDNKYNKQVVSMDTPMSRNSSSIGPMAYNNYNFESINVNNKASAPEALKDSFNSLVEINKTIIVTLDFVGMIIRVNNLVAELIDVQTGIILHKINVAHFKPSSFKVSHSEPTHCRFCGCASISSLTVVYEDFSSDTLIIHTFKVANRSKTNICLRVERDPREIRCAGFDDVYEEQYWYEEIGAWQLTDINMVIGVKNSSEKSVSYQDGNDDIFESGYLKKVDMRGGSKLRSLKSKIKTPKENEVQTNNWTGFIITLGDGKMVEYEIPRLSKGLVCNNIGCIEKFGYKSVAVSFGNLIKILYLGNDKLVEENLYFNDLNKSKAINNELLFINKRRKR, from the coding sequence ATGGGTTATAATCATACTGTGGAATTCAATTACAATTACAAGCACATAGAAGGACTTATAGCCTCAGATTTGTCAGGGTCGTATCTCACAAAGGTGACTTTCCATAACGATAATGCCCTCACTTACGATTTTCTTCATGAGGTGAACAACAAAATAATCAATCTCATTGAATCGAGCTCTGGTTCCGTTACCATTTTATCTCCAATATTGGATTGGAAGCTTGATATTTCATCTAGATTTTCCAATGATTACCTTGTTACAAAAGTCAACTACAATTCCAACTATCACTTAAATTTAGTTTATCTCGATGGGATCGAGTTTGTTAACTATATGATAATAGGAGCGGACACCTTAAACGTGTATTTGATTCACGATTCCAGGTTGATAATTGATCTGCAGTGGGTACAGTATTCAATAGACAATCCAGTCAGGATTAAAGATTTTTTGAAGTATTATCTCCTTATAAATGGATATGGATATGGAGTTTATTTCACTTTGGGGTTGAGATTTTGGATCATTGTTTTCACCATATATTTCTTGACATATTTATACTTATCCATATCCAATTTGCACAAAATTAAATCCAACTTTGGGATCTTGTGTGGCTGGTTCATGGAAGTAAATGTGAGTGTAACTGCTGCTGTTCAGTTGGTAAAGATCTTTAATGGGTGTGATTTTTGGGAAGATTTATTCCAATCTCCTAGTTTTGTTACAATTGCGTCCGCCTTATTTATTGTGGTTTTTATTAGTTCTCGAAACTTGATAAGGCTTATCATTGACTTGTCGAGTTGTGACGACTATTGTAATATGGACTCAAGGTATTTACAAACGAGATTAtacaaatttttcattggGCTTGAAAATAACACAGAAGCTAGttaccaaaaacttgacaTGTTGAACAGCTTGCTTCGAAACCTCCATCTTGAATCAAAATTCAATTTGATTTTGCCAAGAATTACCAAGATTTTATCACTTGACATACTCACCTTGAAAGCAGTTGAATATCTGAGCTTGCTCTTTATGAGGTActattttggtggtgcATTCTTGGACTCTTTAAATTCAAAGATTGGTGCATTATTTGCCGTTATATTCTGGTCCTTGATCATTGACCACATTCTTCAACTAACCTATTTAATAGGACTAATTATAGTTGATAATTACAGAACAGATATAACGAAAATTCTTGACAATGGACAATCAAACACCGAATTGAATTCGTTCAGTTCGCTTCTTCTCAAGGGCAAGCCTCCCAGAAACTCAATTCTTTACAAACTTGGTACCACTTTAACTTTTGTACGGTATCCAACCACTCTCAAATCATGGTTGATGGTACTTCCACCTTTGGAGGTTTGGAATTTATTTATGGTATTGACGTACTGGGCTCTTTATATTCCTTACAGTTTGTTCCATGATTCTAACATTTTAAGTCAGAAGAGTACAAGACGTTTGAGTTTTGACATATTCTACTTTTTGGAATACTGTGCATTCACAGTGTTATTGATGTCCGTTTCTGTTATAGTATTCAGATTGTCTACTTTTAAAATTGTGGGAACAGATTCGAAGATTGAATTGAATGATaacaagtccttcaagtctATCGATCTTCCCGAAACCCATTACTTGGATGTCATTAAACTCAAGTCAAATAAttcatctttcttgatatcCATTGGCTTAGATCATAAAGTGTTTGTTTGGTCTCCTTTAAGCTTATCCAAGCCGATTGATATCTGCTCCACTATAGGTTTGGATGATAAGGAGCTTGAATTCTGGCCAATAAACTATGCCAATATAAGTACCGGAGGGGAATTCATCATTTtaatgaacttcaagtataAGCTTATCAGGTGTTACTCCAGATCTCTATTAAAGTTCCATTGGACATCGTCTCTCGAGATCGATTTCACAAAAGACAAAATTCTCGAATCATTCTTTAGGGAAAGAACTGCCCCGGcgtttcttcaactcaaaaagatgaaaaagCCCAGGAGAGATAGTATAATATCTATGAATGGTAACTATCCCAGATTGGAAAAATCTTCTGTTCAATATGATTTTGTGATGGTTCTTGAATCAGGGAGTATTTTAACGGCCTCCTGTGAAAGTGGAACTATTAAGGTAACCTCAGATATATTGGATTCGTTGTATGACACAGAAGACATTCCAGTCAAATTGAAATTGGCTAAAAAGATCATAACACCTAGAGTAAATGACAGAATTGTACATCAACTAACAAATGGAGATTTAGTTGTCTCAGTGGCCGTTAACAACAAGTGGAAATTTTTGAAACTTGACACATCAGACAACAAATACAACAAACAGGTGGTTTCAATGGACACACCTATGTCCAGGAACTCTTCTTCTATTGGACCTATGGCTTACAATAATTACAACTTTGAGAGTATAAACGTTAATAACAAAGCTTCAGCACCTGAAGCTCTAAAAGattccttcaactcattggTGGAGATTAATAAGACCATTATTGTAACTTTGGACTTTGTTGGTATGATAATCAGAGTAAACAACTTAGTTGcagaactcattgatgtTCAGACAGGTATCATTCTTCATAAGATTAACGTTGCCCACTTTAAACCTCTGAGCTTCAAAGTATCACACCTGGAACCGACACATTGCAGATTTTGTGGGTGCGCATCTATACTGTCATTAACAGTTGTTTATGAAGATTTCAGTTCCGATACTTTGATAATTCATACGTTTAAAGTCGCCAATAGATCAAAAACAAACATATGTTTAAGAGTGGAAAGAGACCCCAGGGAAATTAGATGTGCTGGGTTCGATGATGTCTACGAAGAACAATATTGGTACGAAGAGATTGGTGCTTGGCAGTTAACAGACATAAACATGGTCATTGGTGTCAAAAATAGTAGTGAAAAGAGTGTACTGTATCAAGATGGTAACGATGACATTTTTGAGAGTGGATACCTTAAGAAAGTTGATATGCGGGGGGGTAGCAAACTCAGAAGcttgaagctgaaaatCAAGACCCCTAAGGAGAATGAAGTGCAAACAAATAATTGGACTGGGTTCATCATCACGTTAGGTGACGGAAAGATGGTTGAATATGAGATTCCAAGGTTAAGCAAAGGGTTGGTCTGCAACAATATTGGTTgcattgaaaaatttggTTACAAATCCGTCGCTGTGAGCTTTGgcaatttgatcaaaattCTATACTTGGGAAACGACAAGCTTGTTGAGGAAAACCTTTACTTTAATGATTTGAATAAGAGCAAGGCTATCAACAACGAATTGTTATTCATTAACAAAAGACGAAAGAGGTGA
- the hob3 gene encoding BAR adaptor protein Hob3 (COG:U; EggNog:ENOG503NV9C), producing MSWSGFKKAVNRAGMSVTVKSVDKTIDKDFDVEERRYKTLKTAGQNLQKASKGYLDSLRAVTAAQVNIAEIVNNLYEESKQGASSQYASVGTYYLQCVREFDEETVKQVDGPFRETILDPITKFANYFNEIDEAIKKRSHKKVDYDQCKSKVRRLIDKPAKDAAKLPRAEKELAMAKDIFDDLNEQLKQELPQLISLRVPFYDPSFESLVKIQLKFCTEGYSRIAQIQQYLDEQSRDEYSNGLLDGKIDDLLNQMNSLNITSLGQK from the coding sequence ATGTCGTGGTCAGGGTTTAAGAAAGCCGTGAATAGGGCCGGTATGTCAGTGACTGTCAAGAGTGTGGATAAAACCATTGATAAAGATTTTGATGTAGAAGAAAGAAGGTAcaagactttgaagactgCTGGTCAAAATTTACAAAAAGCAAGTAAGGGATACTTGGATTCATTGAGAGCCGTCACTGCAGCACAAGTTAATATTGCTGAAAttgtcaacaacttgtATGAAGAAAGCAAACAAGGAGCCTCTAGCCAGTACGCTAGTGTGGGAACATATTACCTTCAATGTGTCAGGgaatttgatgaagagaCAGttaaacaagttgatggtCCATTCAGAGAGACTATCTTGGATCCCATAACCAAATTTGCCAATTACTTCAATGAGATTGACGAAGCTATCAAGAAGAGATCTCATAAAAAAGTTGACTATGATCAGTGCAAATCCAAGGTTAGAAGATTAATTGACAAACCCGCTAAGGATGCTGCTAAACTCCCAAGAGCTGAAAAGGAATTAGCCATGGCTAAAGatatttttgatgatttaaATGAACAGTTAAAACAAGAATTACCTCAACTTATAAGTCTTAGAGTTCCTTTTTATGATCCTTCATTTGAGAGTTTGGTCAAAATCCAGTTGAAATTTTGTACCGAAGGATATTCTAGAATTGCACAAATCCAGCAGTACTTAGACGAACAGTCACGTGATGAGTATTCTAACGGTTTGTTGGATGGCAAAATTGATGATTTATTAAATCAAATGAACAGCTTGAATATAACTTCTTTAGGGCAAAAGTAA
- a CDS encoding uncharacterized protein (EggNog:ENOG503PVRY) gives MTEANPLSLANEAHLNEKVVAAKSIETNHANNSNSKTEFGPLNTDFQADSQKDSSKNHQSSKDEMIQEILQLKASISHLVGNVRDIKMLCEKSENDNQYLQEYVGTLMKTNK, from the coding sequence ATGACAGAAGCCAATCCCTTGAGTTTAGCTAATGAAGCCCATTTAAACGAGAAGGTAGTTGCAGCTAAATCCATAGAAACGAATCATGCTAATAATTCTAATCTGAAGACGGAATTTGGACCCTTGAATACCGATTTTCAGGCAGATTCTCAGAAGGATTCTTCGAAGAATCATCAACTGTCAAAAGATGAAATGATACAAGAAATACTTCAACTCAAAGCGTCCATATCACATCTAGTAGGTAATGTGAGGGATATAAAGATGCTTTGTGAAAAATCTGAGAATGATAACCAATATTTACAAGAGTATGTGGgaactttgatgaaaacgAATAAGTGA
- the RAD3 gene encoding TFIIH/NER complex ATP-dependent 5'-3' DNA helicase subunit (COG:K,L; EggNog:ENOG503NTYR; BUSCO:EOG09260ZWU), translated as MSSIVSPLRLLLLGAPGSGKGTQTSKLLKRFPSINSLSSGDVLRSQIALNSPIGQEASGYIKMGRLVPDSTMVQLITSQLQQKNWLHSDATWLLDGFPRTAPQAQALNVILSESNANINMVVELDVDQSVILERIEARWVHLPSGRVYSLDYNPPKVPFKDDITGESLSKRDDDTAEVFQKRLDQYNSEIEPLKRFYEAQVREFRISKILLTYTTKMKFYIDDLPVLFPYPKIYPEQYAYMCDIKKTLDVGGNCILEMPSGTGKTVSLLSLTVAYQMHYPEHRKVVYCSRTMSEIEKALIELYNLMEYRANELGFVEDFRGLGLTSRKNLCLHPTISKERKGAVVDEKCRRITNGQLKHRIEEGAIDEEAQRSNPEVNSLCKFHENLYDYEQHDLIPPGVYSFESLMDFGREKSTCPYFTVRRMIPFCNIIIYSYHYLLDPKIAERVSKELSKDSIIIFDEAHNIDNVCIESLSLDLTDDTLKRATRGANKLSDAIEDMKAQDSEKLQNEYEKLVEGLRQAEIARDEELFMANPTLPQDLLDEAIPGNIRKGEHFVSFLKRFIEYLKTRMKVLHVISETPNSFLQHLKELTFIDRKPLRFCSERLSLLVRTLELNDIEDFTALKDIATFATLVSTYDKGFQLILEPFETEGATVPNPILRFTCLDASIAMKPVFDRFSSVIITSGTISPLDMYPKMLNFETVIQRSYTMTLDRRSFLPMIVTKGSDQVSISSRFEIRNDPSVVRNYGSLLIEFSKITPDGMVVFFPSYLYMESIISMWQTMGVLDEVWKYKLILVETPDAQETSLALDTYRKACNSGRGAVLLSVARGKVSEGIDFDHHYGRTVLMIGIPFQYTESRILKARLEFLRENNQIRENDFLSFDAMRHAAQCLGRVLRGKDDYGIMVLADRRFARKRSQLPKWIAQALNDSDLNLSTDMALANAKKFLRTLAQPTNPKDQEGVSVWDLQQLQKHQQEQIKQLNEHSGNTGVSEDGVVSAPEDVDFMDMDDEELNML; from the exons ATGAGCTCCATTGTCAGCCCTTTGAGGTTGTTGTTATTAGGGGCTCCTGGTTCAGGCAAAGGTACCCAAACTTCCAAGCTTTTAAAGAGATTCCCATCCATTAACTCGTTATCATCTGGAGATGTATTAAGATCACAAATAGCTTTGAATTCGCCAATAGGACAAGAAGCATCAGGTTACATCAAGATGGGAAGGTTGGTTCCTGATTCCACAATGGTTCAGTTGATTACCTCTCAGTTGCAGCAGAAAAATTGGCTTCACTCTGATGCTACATGGCTTTTGGATGGATTTCCCAGAACTGCTCCCCAAGCACAAGCCTTAAATGTCATCTTGTCTGAGAGTAATGCAAATATAAATATGGTTGTTGAATTAGATGTGGATCAATCAGTGATTTTAGAGAGAATAGAGGCCAGATGGGTTCATTTGCCCAGTGGAAGAGTATACAGTTTGGATTACAATCCTCCGAAGGTTCCATTCAAAGACGACATTACTGGAGAATCGTTGTCAAAGAGGGATGATGATACTGCTGAAGTGTTTCAAAAGAGGTTAGATCAATATAATTCAGAAATAGAACCACTCAAACGTTTCTATGAGGCACAAG TAAGAGAGTTTCGCATCTCTAAAATTTTGTTAACTTACACCACTAAAATGAAGTTCTACATTGACGATCTTCCGGTGCTTTTCCCTTACCCAAAGATATATCCAGAACAGTATGCATATATGTgtgatatcaagaagactCTAGATGTGGGAGGAAATTGTATTTTGGAAATGCCTTCGGGTACAGGTAAAACTGTGTCTTTGCTTTCCCTTACAGTCGCCTATCAAATGCATTATCCAGAACATAGGAAAGTCGTTTACTGTTCTCGTACAATGTCTGAGATTGAAAAAGCATTGATCGAGTTGTATAATTTGATGGAATACAGAGCCAATGAATTGGGCTTTGTGGAAGACTTTAGGGGATTGGGTTTGACAAGTAGAAAGAATTTATGTCTAcatccaacaatttctaAGGAGCGAAAAGGGGCTGTGGTTGATGAAAAGTGCAGGAGAATCACTAATGGTCAGTTGAAGCATcgtattgaagaaggtgcTATCGATGAGGAAGCCCAAAGATCGAATCCTGAAGTTAATTCATTATGCAAATTCCATGAAAACCTTTACGATTACGAACAACATGATTTGATTCCTCCAGGCGTGTATTCTTTTGAGTCTTTGATGGATTTCGGCAGAGAGAAATCCACATGTCCATATTTCACTGTCAGAAGAATGATACCTTTCTGCAATATTATTATTTATTCCTATCATTATTTATTAGACCCTAAGATTGCAGAAAGGGTTTCTAAAGAATTGAGCAAAGATAGTATCATTATATTTGACGAGGCACACAATATTGATAACGTGTGTATAGAGTCCTTGTCTTTAGACTTGACAGATGATACTCTCAAAAGAGCCACTCGAGGTGCCAACAAATTGAGCGATGCAATTGAAGACATGAAAGCCCAAGACAGCGAAAAGCTTCAGAACGAATATGAGAAATTGGTAGAAGGTTTGCGACAAGCTGAAATAGCCCGTGATGAAGAGCTATTTATGGCCAATCCAACTCTACCTCAGGATTTATTGGACGAAGCTATACCCGGGAATATAAGAAAAGGAGAACACTTCGTGTCttttttgaagagattcaTCGAATACTTGAAAACCAGAATGAAAGTTCTTCATGTTATAAGTGAAACACCGAATAGTTTTCTCCAGCATTTGAAGGAACTAACATTCATAGACCGAAAACCGTTGAGATTTTGCAGTGAACGGTTATCTTTATTGGTGAGGACATTAGAATTgaatgatattgaagattttACTGCTTTAAAAGACATTGCAACATTTGCAACCTTGGTTTCTACTTATGATAAAGGGTTCCAGTTGATATTAGAGCCGTTTGAAACTGAAGGGGCTACAGTCCCAAATCCTATTTTGAGGTTCACTTGTCTCGATGCATCTATTGCAATGAAACCTGTGTTCGATAGATTTTCATCAGTTATCATCACATCAGGGACAATTTCTCCTTTGGATATGTACCCAAAAATGTTAAACTTTGAAACTGTTATTCAAAGATCCTATACCATGACCTTAGACAGAAGATCGTTCTTACCAATGATAGTGACAAAAGGGTCTGATCAAGTTTCCATTTCCTCCCGGTTTGAAATTCGTAATGATCCATCGGTTGTGAGGAACTATGGATCCCTTTTGATTGAGTTTTCGAAAATCACCCCAGATGGAATGGTTGTATTTTTCCCTTCGTATCTTTACATGGAATCTATCATTTCAATGTGGCAAACTATGGGTGTTCTAGATGAAGTGTGGAAATACAAATTGATCCTAGTAGAAACCCCAGATGCCCAGGAAACGTCATTGGCATTGGACACCTATAGAAAAGCATGTAACAGTGGAAGAGGAGCGGTTTTACTATCAGTGGCCCGTGGTAAAGTCAGTGAAggcattgattttgaccaTCACTATGGAAGAACAGTCTTGATGATTGGGATTCCTTTCCAATATACCGAATCAAGAATCTTAAAGGCAAGGCTCGAGTTCTTGCGAGAAAATAACCAAATCAGAGAGAATGACTTTTTGTCTTTCGATGCTATGCGTCATGCTGCTCAGTGTTTGGGTAGAGTTTTGAGAGGGAAAGATGATTATGGTATCATGGTTTTAGCAGATAGAAGATTTGCTAGGAAGAGAAGCCAACTACCAAAATGGATTGCACAGGCATTGAATGATTccgacttgaacttgtcaaCAGATATGGCATTAGCAAATGCTAAGAAATTCTTAAGAACTTTAGCACAACCCACAAATCCAAAGGATCAAGAAGGCGTCAGTGTGTGGGACCTCCAACAATTGCAAAagcatcaacaagaacagaTAAAACAACTCAATGAACATTCAGGAAACACGGgtgtttctgaagatggAGTGGTGAGTGCTCCTGAGGATGTGGATTTCATGGACATggacgatgaagaattAAATATGTTGTAA
- the LEO1 gene encoding Paf1 complex component (COG:S; EggNog:ENOG503NU6A) — protein MKILKSDLGQLNAEAVQTTNNITHIAVMSEEELNSKRGLSNEEDKEDDLGLGLDSDSDTSLKSGQDNDGSDNNSEDESEEEKELKTFDLSVPRHAITSKPEDDVYHLKMPLFVNVDAHPFDPVDFKENIELNARNRDINIKDSKLKKNDLIREKLTNENTIRWKYSNENDEIIKQSNCHFVEWDDGSLSLKIGNEMFDFKSLPLYDNILVRSHDDLEILQASTILTKTSNLLPTSTGTSTHKQLANAIKFLQQKDKILNTITDSDPLEVQRNADENERKALKMKRQLELKRRLQEERLGRASPSLEKESYEEPSYERFNRTYNDEYDDEDDFIDNDEDDEEIEENEEDELDQAAERLRQVKEAGKSKYEKAGEAEDVSDDKEATAGDTNNEDSEDELRRKRRRIIDSDEEE, from the coding sequence ATGAAAATTTTAAAATCTGACCTTGGTCAACTTAACGCTGAAGCTGTTCAAACGACAAACAACATCACTCATATTGCGGTAAtgtcagaagaagagttgaataGTAAGCGTGGCTTGTCTAATGAGGAGGATAAAGAGGATGACTTAGGATTGGGCTTGGACTCTGATTCTGATACAAGTCTAAAATCTGGTCAAGACAATGATGGCTCCGATAACAATAGTGAGGATGAAagcgaagaagaaaaagaactCAAAACGTTCGACTTGTCTGTTCCTAGGCATGCTATCACTTCCAAGCCTGAAGATGATGTGTACCATTTGAAGATGCCCTTGTTTGTTAACGTCGATGCACATCCATTCGACCCTGTCGATTTCAAAGAAAACATTGAATTAAATGCAAGAAACCGTGACATTAATATCAAGGATTCtaagttgaaaaagaacGATTTGATTAGGGAAAAGTTGACCAATGAAAATACTATCAGATGGAAGTATTCtaatgaaaatgatgaaatTATTAAACAATCTAATTGtcattttgttgaatgGGATGATGGCTCattgtctttgaagattGGTAATGAAATGTTTGACTTCAAATCCTTACCATTGTATGATAATATATTGGTCAGGAGTCatgatgatttggagaTTTTACAGGCTAGCACTATCCTCACAAAGACTTCAAACTTACTACCTACTTCCACTGGAACTTCCACCCATAAGCAGTTAGCAAACGCCATCAAATTTTTACAACAGAAGGATAAAATTTTAAATACCATCACTGACTCCGACCCCTTGGAAGTTCAACGAAATGCTGATGAAAATGAGCGTAAAgctttgaagatgaagagacAATTAGAGTTGAAAAGGAGATTACAAGAAGAGAGGTTAGGAAGAGCAAGtccttctttggaaaaggaaTCATATGAAGAACCAAGTTACGAAAGGTTCAATAGAACGTATAATGATgaatatgatgatgaagatgatttcattgataacgatgaagatgatgaagaaattgaagaaaatgaggAGGATGAATTAGATCAAGCTGCTGAAAGATTAAGACAAGTCAAAGAAGCTGGAAAATCAAAATACGAAAAGGCTGGTGAAGCTGAAGATGTAAGTGATGATAAAGAGGCGACAGCCGGGGACACTAATAATGAAGATCTGGAAGATGAGTTGaggaggaaaagaagaagaatcattGACTCTGACGAAGAGGAGTAG
- the SAC7 gene encoding GTPase activating protein (GAP) for Rho1p (EggNog:ENOG503NVD5; COG:T,Z), translating to MSHSSSPNNRNSIFGWVKNLKNKNLLSNESVNEISDNDIMSSSDYKYSDAENIPSSNQNSYNQEFLRPSLNHKSRSANNVNRVRSHSQSDNNSAINHFGNTPNPNASIRQHRDSFLLSNPLVDKNSKYFGVPLEEAVNQACAKISIFAENDSGEVLQYGRIPVVVAKCGVFLKTNGLSVEGIFRVGGSSKRLKELQVLFNTPPDFGKKLNWDGYTVHDAASILRRYLNSLPEPLIPLELYEIFRAPLRSRARIINYMKYKASNPKKLLKSKMSPTLVEAADTPVEAFKLNEFNSNVTSNVTQTPKTVDTSNSLPSPSLSPDNYHDEVMGGSISLDNRMDTIESVGKHEVFGDNDEENDADNDDDDNDHNNVNSDNENVNYVDNDGLVKRNEEMVKMKQSKKNKHYKKLTKDVHDAIDEYKVMLDQLPILSKQLLFYILDLLAMVQNHSSENLMSSRNLAAIFQPSILSHPNHDLDPTEYALSQFVVEFLIQYAYKLLPNHDNLSRPISKSPVSTTSVNKLEGDKHKLAPRFNRQHSKSLSSANHEDVVGYQNKVSNSKLPVVDKDYEIAEDDSDHEEKEKFKEREPSSQPAIIVSTPSSSSVPKV from the coding sequence ATGAGCcactcttcttctccaaataaCCGCAATTCGATATTCGGTTGggtcaaaaacttgaagaataaGAACCTTCTATCCAATGAAAGTGTCAATGAAATAAGTGATAATGATATAATGTCATCTAGTGACTATAAATATAGTGATGCTGAGAATATTCCCAGTTCCAATCAAAACTCTTACAACCAGGAGTTTCTTAGGCCTCTGCTCAACCACAAGTCAAGATCAGCCAATAATGTTAATAGGGTGAGGTCCCACAGTCAAAGCGACAACAATTCAGCCATAAACCATTTTGGGAACACTCCCAACCCCAATGCTAGCATTAGACAACATCGAGACTCCTTTTTGTTGAGCAACCCCTTAGTCGATAAGAACTCAAAATACTTTGGGGTCCcgcttgaagaagctgTCAATCAAGCATGTGCTAAAATATCGATATTTGCTGAAAATGATTCAGGTGAAGTTTTGCAATATGGTAGAattccagttgtggtagCCAAATGTggggtgtttttgaaaacCAATGGTTTGAGCGTGGAAGGTATATTCCGGGTGGGCGGTTCTTCAAAGAGATTGAAAGAATTGCAGGTATTATTCAATACTCCCCCAGATTTTGGTAAAAAATTAAACTGGGACGGCTACACCGTCCATGATGCTGCTTCTATATTAAGAAGAtacttgaactcattgCCAGAGCCATTGATTCCTTTGGAATTGTATGAAATTTTCAGAGCTCCCTTAAGAAGTCGGGCTAGGATCATCAACTATATGAAATACAAGGCCAGTAACCCCAAGAAAttattgaaatcaaaaatgtCACCAACCCTAGTTGAGGCAGCTGATACCCCAGTTGAAGCTTTCAAGCTTAATGAATTTAACTCCAATGTTACTTCTAATGTGACACAAACCCCCAAAACTGTTGACACGTCTAACTCTTTACCGTCTCCCTCATTATCCCCTGATAACTATCACGATGAAGTTATGGGTGGGTCAATACTGTTGGATAATCGAATGGATACCATAGAGCTGGTTGGAAAGCATGAAGTATTTGGCGATAATGATGAGGAAAACGACGCAGAtaacgatgatgatgacaacGATCACAACAATGTCAACAGTGACAATGAGAATGTCAATTATGTTGATAATGATGGCCTTGTGAAACGGAATGAAGAAATGGTAAAGATGAAGCAATCCAAGAAAAATAAGCATTATAAAAAGTTAACTAAAGATGTTCATGATGCAATTGATGAATACAAAGTAATGCTTGATCAATTACCAATATTATCTAAGCAATTATTGTTTTATATTTTGGATCTCTTAGCCATGGTCCAAAATCATTCTAGTGAGAACTTGATgtcttcaagaaacttgGCAGCTATCTTCCAACCCTCAATCTTGTCACATCCAAATCATGATTTGGATCCCACCGAATATGCTTTATCGCagtttgttgttgagtttTTGATCCAATATGCTTACAAGTTACTTCCGAATCACGATAACTTATCAAGGCCGATTCTGAAAAGTCCTGTTTCCACGACGTCAGTGAACAAATTAGAAGGTGACAAACATAAGTTGGCACCTAGATTTAACAGACAGCACTCGAAGTCTTTATCTTCTGCTAACCACGAAGACGTGGTTGGATATCAAAACAAGGTGAGCAACTCCAAATTACCTGTGGTGGATAAGGACTACGAAATAGCTGAAGATGATAGTGATCATGAAGAGAAGGAAAAATTTAAAGAGAGAGAGCCAAGTCTGCAGCCAGCAATTATTGTGTCTACTCCATCGAGTTCATCGGTTCCTAAAGTATAA